One window of Dyadobacter sandarakinus genomic DNA carries:
- a CDS encoding RNA polymerase sigma factor, translating into MNEAPYTSMNADIQARLWREFKAGDADALGRLAEVHYRALYNYATRFSHDPDFIRDAIQELYLDLWERRNFLSETAFVKSYLLKALRHKMIKESARLRRFHEPHEAAFDTESNDLPIESLMIESEHVQFQHERLEQIITNLSKRQQEIIYLRFYQNLNHEEIAAVMALGKQSVSNLLYRTLKEIRDVWAPAEFCWTMLLCFMQ; encoded by the coding sequence TTGAACGAAGCACCTTATACCTCGATGAATGCGGATATACAGGCCAGGCTCTGGCGGGAGTTCAAAGCGGGTGATGCGGATGCGCTCGGCCGCCTTGCGGAGGTGCACTACCGTGCTTTATACAACTATGCCACGCGGTTTTCCCACGATCCCGATTTCATCCGCGACGCCATTCAGGAGCTTTACCTGGACCTCTGGGAACGCCGCAACTTTCTGTCCGAAACTGCATTCGTCAAATCCTACCTGCTCAAAGCACTGCGGCACAAGATGATCAAGGAAAGTGCACGACTCAGGCGCTTTCACGAGCCGCATGAAGCTGCTTTTGATACCGAAAGCAATGACCTCCCCATTGAATCGCTGATGATTGAAAGCGAGCATGTGCAGTTTCAGCATGAGCGCCTCGAACAAATCATTACCAACCTCAGCAAGCGTCAGCAGGAAATCATTTACCTCCGCTTTTACCAGAACCTCAACCATGAGGAAATCGCTGCTGTGATGGCCCTGGGCAAGCAAAGCGTATCCAACCTGCTCTACCGTACCCTCAAAGAAATCAGGGACGTGTGGGCTCCCGCAGAATTCTGCTGGACCATGCTCCTTTGTTTTATGCAGTAG